TCGATCACAGCACATGTGTCAAGCCCTGAAAGATGTGATGCCCCCATAATACTTGCAGCGGGGCCGGAAAAAATAGTCTCGATCGGGCGCAGTTTTGCTCCTTTGATATCTATAACTGAGCCGTCACATTTTAACATAAGAACCGTCGCATCAAGCTTTCTTTCCTTTACTTCAGACATGATGGAATGGATAAACTGGTATGTTATGGGAATTAGTTGAGCATTTAAAACTGCGGTTGTTGCCCTTTCGTAAGCTCCAAGTTCCTGGGAGAGTTCATACCCGCAAACTACAGGATGCCCTGTAAGTTTGAGGATTATGTTCTTTATCTTCAGTTCGTGTTCCGGGTTTCTGGTGCTAAAATAGGAAGAAACGGCAAATGCAGATACTTTATTTTTTAGACTTACCGCAAACTGTTCTACAGCTGTGATGTCAAGGGGGTGGAGTTCGTTTCCATTGCTGTCATGCCCCCCTTTCACTGTAATACAGTAGTCGGCTGGCAGCTCCTTTGGAATGGTGTAGTCCCCTACAAGGATCAGTCCAACAGGATACCCTGTCCTTTCCATTATAGTATTTGTTGAGAGAGTTGTGGAAACCGACACGAGTTTTACTTTCTTAAGATATTCCGGGTTCAACTTGTCAATTGCGTTCCGAATTCCGGTCATAAGATTTGGATAGGTGGTAACTGCTTTGCCTGTATCAAGGATACTGCTGTCTGAATCCCTCAAGATAACCACATCAGTATATGTTCCACCTGCGTCAATACCCAGACTATATTGCATTGTCAAAACAGCCCCATTTTTTACTCAATTTTAGGCGATCTATATCTTCTTTTAGTTTTATTCATTACCTTTTTTAGTCTGATTTGTGAAGTTATGTCACAATATATATATATTTCCTTTTATAATGTGTAATCGTAATTTCCATTACTTCTTGCCTTTTCTTTTAGACTGCATGGGTATTCTTCGGAACACCTACTCCTACATAGATAAGTTTTGTTTCCATAGGCACGTCTGTCCAGCCTGTGGGTGCCAGGTGCTTCCTGCTGACATCTATCTTTATGTCCTCTTTTTCAAGCCCTGCACTTACCATATAATCCATGACAAGCTGTCTTCCCAGCTTTTCTGCATATTCCAGGGCAGCGCTGTATATGTCAAATTTTTTCCTTTCTGAAGGGGAAAACACAATAAATTCTTTTTTCTTTTCCTGTTGAAGGGTACTTTCTATAACTTCATTCTCTGGAGTTGTGTCGTATTCCCCTTCATCTTCAGTTTTTTCTTCCCTGGATTTGGGGACAAGTCTTGTTTTTATGAGAATCTCAACCCTTTTAATTCCTTTTCCAACAAGGGCGCCAACTGCATTGCCAACATCAGCGTGTTCGGGAACTATGAACTCTGCATTAATCAGTTTTCTCAGGTCTTCAACATATGCTCCGACGGGTCCCCCGAGAAGGACAACAGGAATTTCCACGCTGAAGCGTGTAAAGTTCTTTCCCATAAGTACTCTGTAAATTTCGTTTCTGGGCATTCCCTCTATCAAATATGCAATAAGGTCTTCGGCAATGTTGCGTGCAACCCTCCGTTTTACTTCAGCACTAAAAGCCTCCGGGCTTAGTTTCAGAGACCTCCCAAGTATATATGCCCCTATCCTTGCAGCTTCCACATCCCATTCGGTATATTCCCCAAGGACATGCAGGGCATCGGTGGGTGTAAAACCTATAGCCTGAATCAGCCTTTTCTGTATCAGTGAATCGAGAATTGAAGGTGAAGGACGTTTTTTCAGTGCTATTAGCAGGTCTCCGAAGGAAACAGGCTCTTTCCCTATATGCCTATATATCTCCTTTTCTCTTGCTTTCAGTTCAATAGGCTTAAAATCTGTACGGACAAAAAATTTCGTTACCTGGATGTTTTCACAGAGGTAACCTTTTGATACCCTGTTATGCTTAAGTTTCTCCCTGAATTCAGGATATATGACAGAAGCCCTGCAGAGAGGAATAACCCGGCGGGGGCCTAAGTTGAGCCTGTCCCCCTTAAGCCATATGTGGCTGTCTCCTCCGGTTGCCGAGGTCTCCATACGGATAGCTTTTACGCGGGTCTGCCAGCCTCCGACTACCGCACCTGAACTGCTAAGCTGTGGGAGCCCGTTTTGCATCATGGCTACGTCCGTACTCGTGCCGCCAACATCAATCATAGCGCATGTTTCAAGTCTGCTGAGGTGAGATGCACCCACAAGGCTTGCAGCAGGTCCTGAGAAGATAGTTTCGATGGGTTTTTCCAGAGCCTCTTCTATTCCAACTACTGACCCGTCACACTTCAGCATCAGCATGTTTGTGCTGATCCTGCGGCTTTCAAATTCTTTGATTATTGACTGGATAAACTTATGGGTAATTGGGATTAGTTGAGCGTTCAGGAAAGCAGTTATAGCTCTTTCATAGGCTCCAAGATCCTGGGACAGCTCATGCCCGCAAACAACCGGGTGCCCGGTAAGTTCCTTCACGGCTTTTTTGACGGCAAACTCGTGCTCTGGATTTCGGTTGCTGAAATACGAAGAAACCGCAAAAGCAGAAACTTTATCCTGTACTTTGAGGGCGAAGTCTTCTACCAAACCAAGGTCCAGGGCCTTTAGTTCTTCTCCGTCGCTGTTATGCCCGCCCGAGACCGCTACCCAGTAGTCTGTTGGAAGGTTTTCCGGGATCACATAGTCTCCGACCATGATCAGCCCTACCGGAAATCCGGTGTTCTCCAGAATCGTATTTGTGGACAGAGTGGTGGACACGGATACGAGCTTTATATCCTTAAGATAGCTGGAGTCCAGTTGGTCAATTGCATTTTTCATTCCTGGCAGGGGGTCGGGGTAGGTAGTCAGGGCTTTGCTCGACTCAACTACTTTTCCATCAGAATCTCTTATGATTACGGCATCAGTATAGGTGCCTCCTGCGTCGATTCCAAGACTGAAGTGCATTTTCTTACTTACCTCTTTGTGAATTGGATAGTGAATTCTTCAAGTTTTCTATCAATTATTGGCTTCTACTAATGATGCTGTAACGTTAGCTTCTACTAATGATGCTGTAACGTTAGCTTCTAGTAATGATACTGTAACATTAGCTTCTAATAATGATACTGTAACATTAGCTTCTAATAATTATACTGTAACATTAACTTCTAATAATGATACTGTAACAAAATGGTCAGTTTTCAGGCTCTGGCTTATGTTTAGATTCCTTTACTGGTTGAAGCCTGTTATGTAATTAAAGTATGAATAGTTGTTAAACATGTAGTAACTAAATGGATATCTGATGAAACCTGGGTGACAAATGAGAGCTTCATAAAACCTGTGAAATTCAAACGGATTCTTCTGATTTGGATTTACACTTTTTTGATTGGCTGCTTTGCCATCGCTCGTTTATACTACTATCTTATTTCTCCCTTCCTCAGAGATTCTTATATTTTTCTGGAATGAACAATTTCTTTCAAGGGCGGGCTCTGCCTTTATAAGGGTGTATATCCCTTGCCCGTAGGCTGTTTTCAGTCTCGTTTCCACCAGGTCTGCAATCTCTGCAACTTCCTGAATGTTCAGAGAGTTATTTACAGTAATACAGGCATTGATTGCTATCCCATTTCCGATTTTCCGCGTTTTAAGCTCGCTAGAACCCAGTACTCCTTCGGTTCTGTTTATTATCTCTCCAATCTTCCTATTATTTTCTTCATCAAGGGAAGCTTCTATGAGCTCGTTGGTAGCACCATAGAGGAGTTTGCCCGAAGTTCCGAGAATGTAAAGGCTTAAAAGAACTGCAATAACAGAATCAGCTATAGCCCAGTTTTTTCCGGGGAGAAACGTACATCCTATGCCCAGGATAACAAAACTGGAAAAAAATAAACTTCTAATATGGGCATTTCTGGTATAGGAGTTAATTTCGAATGGAATCACCCCAGTTTGCTTCTTGGCTCTCCTGTTAATAAAAGGAACAATTTCTTTTGATAGAAGAGTAAAAACAGCTGCAGAGAGTGTAAATATTTCAGGGGCTTCTGTCTCTCTTCCCTGTATAAACATAAGTAGCTCTCCTGAGGCTAGAGCAAATGACTGTACCCCGGCAAAAAGGAGCACACATGCTCCTGCTCCCTTAAAGAGGGTCTCAATTTTTCCATACCCGTAGTTATGGCTCCAATCTTCTGGTTTACTAGAGATAAAAAGGTCAAGAATCTTTGCGGATTCGCCTATTAACTCTGAAAAGGACCGGACTGCATCTGCAATGAGTGCTGTGCTGTGCCCTAAAAGTCCTACTAATAATTTAAAAAGAGTTAATGCAAGACTAAAAAATAGCCCTGTATATGATATGTTCCGGGTTTTATTCAAATTGTTGTCCGCTTTCATCCGAAACCCACCGTTAATGATTTTTTTAATTCTTCTTATAAAGCGGGCCTATTTGACCGGGTCGAAAAGTGTTACTTTTTTATTGAAATTATTTTTTAAAATTTAGTAGGACCTCGAACGCCTACGTTTTCCCTTATGTGGTACACAACGCAGCATTTTCAGCCACTAAGATCATAGATCTTGGAGAGGGTGAAGATATTGAAAACACAGGTTTATATCCTGTGTTTTCAAGGGTTGACACTTTTTTCGGGCTTTCTGTCTTGTTTTTGCCCTGCCGTTTTTACGGGTTTTGTAGGTCGTCGAGGTTGGTGTAGGTTTCTCTCGTATTCCGTTTTTAATTCCGTTTTTTAATTCCGTTTTTCTTTTTACTGAGGGTGTAATGCTGTCATTACTTTATCTTCAGAGTGGAGCAACTGTCTTTCCATGAATTTCATTCATTACCATGGCAAGAGCCGTATACAGAGATCCAAGACCCATAATAAGTCCGACATATCCAGCCACTACAAGCAGCCCGGTACTTCCGGTTGCGTTTACAACGGCCAGCAGCATAAATAATATAAATAATGTTGCAAATACAAACTGAAGGGCTCTGACTCCTATCTTCATTGTAATGATTAACATAACAAAGGTGTACATACCCCAGACAGAAAGATATGCGGCCATAGCGATTCCAGAAGAGGCTTCAGCCCAGCCTATTGCAGGCATTATAATCAGTCCGGCTAGTGAGAACCAGAAAAGGCCAAATGCTGAAAATGCAGTTCCTGCAAAAATATCTCCTTTCTTCCAGCACATGATTCCTGCAAACACCTGGGCAAATCCTCCCAGGAATATTGCCATGGAGACAATCATTGACTCCATAGGGTATACGCCTATGTAGCTCAGACTCAACAGAACTGCAGCGAGGCCTAGGCCGGTAAAGCCAAGAGGAGCAGCATTTGCAGTTTTGTCGACTATTATGGTAGAAGTTCCTACGTTTTCGCTCATGATTATTCCCCTGAAGCCGTTTTAAAAAAATTAAAAAAAGAAGTTTAGGGCTTAGAGCCCGTAGTTTTCAAGTCTGAAAACTCCAACTTCCTGTTTGTATTTTGTCAGGCTTTCACTCATGAACTTGTCAGCATCATCGGTAAGAGCCACAAGGTCAGCTTTAACCTTTGCAAGAGCATTGGTTTCGAACCTTGTAAGTCTGAGCTTGCCGGAGTTGATGCCTTCTTCTACAATGTTGCAGCTCTCAATTGCAGCATTCTTGGCACGGAGATAGTTGTTGTTTCCGTCCTTTGCAATTGCCTGTCCTACCTTGTAGGCATTTTCATAGGAGACAACATATCCCTGTGGGTCTCTGTATTTGTCAGAGAGTGCGAGGATGTCCCTGAGGTCCTTCCCCTTTCCGAGTTTCAGAGAGGTGTTCATCATTGCACAGTCGTATGCAAGGGACTCGGACCAGCACTGAACAGTGGTACCACCGAATTCACCGTGGTATTCAACGGATTCGTTGGACCAGAGGTCACAGCACTGCATGGTCACGTTACCCATCAGGTCAGAGTGGGCACAGGTTGAGGACTTACCTTCCTGAGCAATTGGCACACCAGAGATGGATTTGATGATGGTGTTTTCGTATCCGCAGTCCTTTCCAGGGCCAGTTGCACCTGCTTCAAATCCACAGAGGGTCCTTCCTGCAGAGATTGCTCTTGCAACGATTGCAGTTGTGTGGGCAAGGTTCTTGTCAAGCAGACCGCCTGCGATGAACATTGCAGTGTTTGCCTGGGCACAGTCTGTGTCACCGGCTGCAACAGTACCTGTTTTCTTGGTAATCTTTGCAATGTCGGTCCAGATCATTTCCATGTCCATGGAGCCGAGTACACCGATACCGAAGAGGATACCTGCAGTGTCGTTTCTGAGAATGGAGTAGTCGAATACTTCCTTACCACCCATGCTCTCTACGGAAAGCAGGTCAGCGCCGTTCTTGGCACACTCTTCAAAGGCTTCGAGGAAAACTGAGTACTTGTCTCCTCTGAGCTGGAGGTAGTCACGGTCTTCGCGGATGTCACCGATTGTGTGGCGGAGTGCGCACTTTATGCCGTATTCATCGTGGTATTCTTCCATGATGGTCTTCTGGGCATGTGCAACAGCACCTCCCCATTCGGGGTTGTTGGACATCTGTTCGACGTGTTCGGTTTCGAGTACTATGGAAGGAGCACCGATCTGGACCATTCTTGCCATTACATCGGTGGTAATCCTTTCATATTCCTTAATGAGTTTGTCTTTTGACTTGCCTGCCTGAGGTCTTGGGGCGTAGTTAATTTCAGGGGTTGTGAATCCAGCACCGATCTCAAGGCCAAGGCCTGCCTTTACCGGGAACTTTGCGTTTCCGAAAAGCATGTCATCTGCTTTAGCGTAAGCCATTGAAGTGTATTTTTTTACCATTTTGCTCCCTCCGTTAGTGCTTGTGGAATTCTGCTCTTAACTTCTCTATGTCGTTCCCACTGGCAAGGATTGCATCAGCAATCTTTACTGCGTCTGAAGCTTCTTCACCATAAACTCCGAGGTCATACTGTGCAACGAAGTCCTGGTTTACAGCACCGCCACCACATGCAAAGGGCAGTTTTAATCCCTTTTCAAGGAGCTTGTCATTGATTTCCTTGAATGCATACATGGTGGTTGTCATGAGAGCAGTACCTGTAAGCATAATTGGTTTATCTTTTACAACAGCCTCAATGACTTCGTCAACAGGGACATCTCTGCCCAGGTCAGTTACATCATAGCCGGCTGCTCTCAGAAGGGCAGCAACAATGTTCTTTCCGATGTCGTGCACGTCACCTTCTGCAACATGGCAGACAACAGTGCCCTTGGGTTCGGGTACATCGGTGGTCTGGGATTTGCAGAATTCAATACCATTCAGCATTGCGTCAGCAGACATCATAACATTAGGGAGGAAAATGATACCATCGTCGTAGAGCTTGGATACAACACCCATGCCTACCATCAGAGCATCATTGATAAGGTCGATTGGCTTTTTGCCTGCAGCGATTGCGGCTTTGAGGCCGTCAACTACGTCGTCTTCTTCTCCTTCGTAGATTGATTTTGCAATCGGGTAGATGAGTTCATCCTTCGGGTAAAGCTCTTCTGCCGCTTCGTCAGGAGTCATTTCCTTTTCGAGGGCGACGTTGTAGCGTACTAATATGCCATCGATGTCTTCCAGTTTCAAATCCAACATATTTTAACCTCCATTTTATAATGAAGCGATCTCGGATTGCTCAGATCCTTGATCCTGCAAGTTGCATCTCCCTGAATTTTCAGGTATTTCTTCCGAAATACTTTCTGAAACAATGTAAATGAATTCGAAAACCTCCAGGCCGAATTCTTTCCATTGTGAGGGTAGGATAACCTTTTGGTATACTGGTTACACAAAAGTGCTGAATTACAGTCTATTTTTCTGTTTTTTAGGCTCCTTTTGAAAATATTGTTGAGTTTCCTGTTTTTCAGTTTATATTTTCAGGTGCCAGTAGACCTTTTCTTCCCAGTCAACTTATGAAAGGTATACTCCCTTATTATTCGGGAATTCACTTGCAGATGAAAGTTGGATTTTCTCGCATATACCCTCATCCATGCTAATTTTTGCGCAGCTATAATTTTATAATTCTTACCCTATTTTTTTACGCAAATGATTTTATAAAAAAGGATTGTTTTTTTGTCCCCATTGATTTAATCAATTGCCTCAAAATTTATAGGGCAATTATCTTCTTTTCAAGGAGATCTTTTTTTGTGGATCGTGAAGATACACAGGCTTTCAATTGAGATTTAGAAGTTGTCAAGTGGACTTGTTTTATTTGAAATCTTTATTAAGGCAAAATAAGGCGCATCGGGATATTTTTTTGAAAGCACGCAAGTAAGTTCTACATGCTAAATTATTTCCATCGGTTTTCCTAGAATTATATATTCTTCCTAATATATAATCCAAATTTTCAAAGATCGGGTTTTTAAATTGTACCTGATTCTGGCTAAATACTATTTTTTGCCTTTTTTTCTGCCGTTTTTTAAAATGTGAGTGAACTTTTACCTGATAAGTTATTACATCTCTGTCTTTAATTTCTTCTTATGCAAACTCCCTTATATTTTTGGGAAATTTCTATTCATTTTGAAGCCAGGGTTTTTCTGGACGGCTAAACGAACATTTTGCCTCTCTAATGCAGGTCTCTTTTGGGCAAGGAGCGAGGACAATTTTATCATATATAAAGTTTTTGTATGTCCGGTCACGGCTTTCCTAAACCGGAAACATATTTCCTTCAAAAGTACTTCTGTTGAAAGGGACCTATTGTGCTCTGGCGGGAGACGTTGTCGTTTTTTTCCACCTTTATATATGAAATTTGTCTGTTTTCCAGCTGTCCAGTTACCGTCGTGTCTACAGTTTTGATAAGTTCTTCCCTGGATACGGATGTTACCGCAGAGAGTATCTTAATCCTTGATCGGGAATTGCTCTCTTTTTTTAGGATTTCAATTTCGGGTTTTTCATATGCTGAAGTCACACTTCCCTTTACAAAATCCTCTTTGTGTGTAAAGGAAAGTTTGATATGTCCTGTAAATTCAGGGTTCAGTTCCGTTACTCTATTTCTTATGCCGTCCAGGATCTGCCCGGAAACAGAAACCGATGTTTCAAGAGGTATTTCCTGTGAAATAATCTCGAACTCTGTTGAATAAGCTGAAACTCCAGACATTTCAACTGAGTTTCTTGCTTCATTAATTGTTTTATTCTGGCTGTTTCTCCCAATCAGACTGAATAGTTTATCCAGGGCTTCTCCTCCCTGTCTGGCTGAGAAATGAACTATCCGCGCTTTTGGGTTCACTTTGCGGAGAAGCAGGCAGGTCTCCAGAAGTTTTTCCTGCCCTATGAGGTCAACTTTGTTGATGCCCAGAACCTCGGCATCTTCGATCTGATTTTTCACAAAATTCTGCAGATCTCCTTCATCCGAGCCCAGGCGGCAGGGGTCCACGAGATTTACTATAGGAGTGAATCTCATCTCCGGGATACCCATGCTTTCTATATTACTTTTAATCTGTCTTGGAAAGGCTATCCCTGTAGGCTCTATAATAATAGTATCCGGACGGTAGGAAGCTATTAGGTTTTTTATGGTGTACTCCATACTGATCCTGAGGGTGCAGCAAACGCATCCGTTTGTAATTTCTCTGGTTTCCACTCCCCCATCCGAGATGGTGTCCCCGTCTATCCCTATTTCTCCTATCTCGTTGACAATAATTGCTATTCTTTGCCCCTGTGCTCCAAGGTATTCGATCAGTTTTCTTATTGTAGTAGTCTTGCCGCTTCCGAGGAAGCCGCCTATTATCATACACTTCATGGCTTTTCCACCTTCCCCATGACTTCAATTAAAGATTGAACATTATCACTGGAATAGTGTCTGTACTGCCTGCAATATTATTATCTGGCAGTATTATTGTCCTGCCTGACGTATTGATCAAAGCAGGAGTACTGCTCCCTTTCCTGCCTGGAGGGCTTCAGCAGTAAAGGGGCGTACAGATCCCTGATTGGAGCCCAGCCTTCTTTTTAGACCCTTCAAATGGCAACAGGATCTAAAAAGTACCTTTTACCTGTGTTCTGATACTCTTTTTGTGAGGGGATTAAAGGTTAGAGTACCGGGACGTTTTTCCGTCTGGCAATCGTCCGGTAAATGGCAAAACCGGAGCATATCACCTTTACAATATCGCCTTTACAATATTTTTCTGGACACAGGCTCCTTCCCGGAAAGGCACTTTTAAATGGCAAATCCGTGCCTTTCCAGAAAGAGTATTACAGGTCTAACTTTAGCTGGTGGTAGTTCACTTTTCAGAGGATATGACAACAATGCTCACGGAGAGGGAGTAGCATTGTTATCAGCGTTATATTTTTGGTTTTATCCGGTCTCCCTTGTTCCAGATTTATGCTTGCATTTTTGGCTTATCTCTTCGGGACTATCTCATCAATCCTGAGCACGTTTTTTGCCGTCTCCGTGCCTGCTATTATGGCAAGTTTTTTAACAGTTGCCGAATCGTAGACTTCCGGCCCCTTATCAGTTACCTTTCGTGAGAGGTCTATCCTGGCTTCTATTCCTCTTGAATATGAATTCCTCATCTGCGCCACTGCATCAATTGCATTCATTCCCATATTTCTGGCAAGAATCGTGGGGATCTTTTCGAGGGCTTCTGCATACGCCTGAACTGCAAGTTGCTTCTTTCCGGTCTGTGTTGCTGCAAACAGCCTGACCATATGTGCCAGTTCAAACTCTATTGCCCCTCCTCCATTCACGATTTCCCTATTTTTCATAAGGAATGCCGCATTATTCAGGGCATCGTCTATCGCTTCTTCTACCTTGTCAAGCCCGTATTTAACAGGTTCCCATATCAGGATGGTGGCTATTGCTTTCTCTTTCACGGTGATGAAAACAAAGTTTTCCCCGTTTTTCTTTTCAAGCTTTATGCTGTCTGCTTTTCCAAGGTCACGGGGGTGAATCTCATCCTGAAAGACTTTCAGGGTTGTACCTGTTGCTTCTGCAAGCTTCTCAAGGTCTTTCATCTTCAGCTTCTTGAAAGCCAGGATCCCATTGTCCCGGAGCAGGGTTTCTATATAAGGGTCTATATCTCCTTCACAGAAGAGGACATTTGCACCCGAATCAATGATCTTTCGGGCAATTTCCCCGCACATCTGCTTTTTTTTCTCCTCAAAAAGTAAGGAAGTCTGTACAGAATCCATTTTGAGGTTATGCTGGGGATTTAGGTATCCGCTTTTTCTCTTGAGGTCATAATTTATGATAAGGACTGCAGGGTCCTGAAAACTTTTCAGCATATCTTCTCTTGCCGGGTTTTCATCAAGAATCAGGCCTTCTATTGCAACGATTTCCGACCCACCTTTCTTTTTTTAGGATTTTGATGTTCCTGTTCAGGTCGAGTCTTCCTGCCTGCTTTTCGCTCAGGTGCTTTATTACTTGAAGTACGATGTCCGTAACAGCTTCTGCCTGCTGCCTTTCAATTCCTTTTCCCGTTGCCGAGCACATTATTGTTGTGCGTATATCCTCTTCTGAGGCCTGCTTTATGCTGTACTGCAGCATCTCATACGCTTTTTGCATGGCAAGTTCGTATCCTTCTATAATGATTGTCGGATGAACCCCTGCCCTGATAAGTCTTACCGCGTTTTTAATCAGGTTGCTTGCAAAAATCACAGCCGTTTTTGTGCCGTCTCCGCAGGCTTTATCTATTGATTCGGCAAGCTTTTTAAGGGACGTTACGATCGGGTGAAGTACATCCATTTCCTTTAAGATGACTTTCCCGTCGTTCGTAACGAAAATATCCCCCACAGGGTTTACTATTATTTTGTTCATCCCCTTTGGCCCAAGGGATGAGCCCAACAGCTCGTCAATCTCTATGGCTGCCCTTTCAAGCTGGTCGATAAGCCTTTCTTCTTTTACCGGCTCGTCGATGAGAATCTTGTCCCTTATCGTCCGGGCCAGTTTTGCCATTCCGTCCTGGCTTTCCGGGCTCATGTTGCCCTGTGTTTTTAGCTCGCTTGCCATGTCCGTACCTCATTTGCTGCTGTTCCTGCTCTTTATTCCCTGCTGGAAGTCTTATTTTTGGCTGATATTCTTCTTTTAGCCAAAATTTCATCCGAATCTCTGCTCTCTTTCGGGCTTTTTTATCTGGGGTTTTGATATATCTAAAAATAAGGGAATTTGGAGGTTTTGCCGTTTTTTGATTGGCTTTTTTGGAGGTTTTGTCGTTTTTTGATTGGCTTTTTTGGAGGTTTTGTCGTTTTTTGATTGGCTTTTTTGGAGGTTTTGTCGTTTTTTGATTGGCTTTTTTGGAGGTTTTGTCGTTTTTTGATTGGCTTTTTTGGAGGTTTTGTCGTTTTTTGATTTGTTTTTTTGGAGGTTTTGCCGTTTTTTGATTGGTTTTTTTGGGTGTTTGCCGTTTTTTGATTGGATTCTTAGAGGTTTTACCGTTTTTTTATTTAAAATTGAAACTTTTACCGGATTATTCTTTATTTAACTTATACTGAATGTCTGATGATTCGGAGAGCTTTTCTGTGCATTCAAGGTTGGTCTCAGGACTTTCCATTGTAAAATTTATTTCTGTGGGAATATTGGAACATCTGGAATCCGTGTATGTATCTATATACCCTCTTTCTGTGAGCATATCGCAAGATCCAAAACCCGTATATATATCTGTATATTCTAACGATCCGGGGGATAAGTCTGATTCATATTTTTGAGGACTTGTTTCAATAACTGAGTAACGGAAGAGGAACTTCTGAGATGAATGGTTCAGCTCCAGCTTGTAGATTGCAGGGTGTAAAGGACTCGAATAAAACGTTTCATTCTCAGGAGTGGGTATTTTCTGAGGTCTCATCCAGTTTCACCTCTTTTAACAGGAGTATTTGAAAAGGTTCACTACTATTTTCTGCGGGAAATATTCCGTTTTTCGGCCCAAATGTGTTTGTATTCGTTTTTATTCTCGTTTTCCTTCCTTCACATGTTTTTCCTATCGTTTTTAGTTCGCTTGCACTTTTGAGGTAAAGGGTTCAGGAAACACTTTCTTTTTTATTCCCGCTTTTATTCCCGTTTTTTTATTCCCGTTTTTTTATTCTCGTTTTTATTCCCGTTTTTATTCCCGTTTTTTTATTCCCGTTTTTTTATTCCCGTTTTTTTATTCCCGTTTTTTTATTCCCGTTTTTTTATTCCCGTTTTTTTATTCTCGTTTTTATTCTCGTTTTTTATTCTCTTTTTTTATTCCCGTTTTTATTCTCGTTTTATTCTCGTTTTTTTATTCCCGTTTTTATTCCCGTTTTTATTCCCGTTTTTATTCCCGTTTTTTTTATTCCCGTTTTTTTTATTCTCGTTTTTTTATTCCCGTTTTTATTCCCGTTTTTATTCCCGTTTTTATTCCCGTTTTTTTATTCCCGTTTTTATTCTTGTTTTTCTATGTTTTTCTTCCTCCCAATGCCTTTTTTATCGTTTTTAGTTCGCTTGCACTTTTTGAGGCAAAGGGTGCAGAAAATAGTGATAGCCCATGTTTTATTGTGATTAATAAAGGGAGGATGGGTCTGAATCCCATCCCGTACCTGGCAATCCAGGCTTAATT
The Methanosarcina sp. WWM596 DNA segment above includes these coding regions:
- a CDS encoding TCP-1/cpn60 chaperonin family protein: MLKSFQDPAVLIINYDLKRKSGYLNPQHNLKMDSVQTSLLFEEKKKQMCGEIARKIIDSGANVLFCEGDIDPYIETLLRDNGILAFKKLKMKDLEKLAEATGTTLKVFQDEIHPRDLGKADSIKLEKKNGENFVFITVKEKAIATILIWEPVKYGLDKVEEAIDDALNNAAFLMKNREIVNGGGAIEFELAHMVRLFAATQTGKKQLAVQAYAEALEKIPTILARNMGMNAIDAVAQMRNSYSRGIEARIDLSRKVTDKGPEVYDSATVKKLAIIAGTETAKNVLRIDEIVPKR
- a CDS encoding TCP-1/cpn60 chaperonin family protein encodes the protein MASELKTQGNMSPESQDGMAKLARTIRDKILIDEPVKEERLIDQLERAAIEIDELLGSSLGPKGMNKIIVNPVGDIFVTNDGKVILKEMDVLHPIVTSLKKLAESIDKACGDGTKTAVIFASNLIKNAVRLIRAGVHPTIIIEGYELAMQKAYEMLQYSIKQASEEDIRTTIMCSATGKGIERQQAEAVTDIVLQVIKHLSEKQAGRLDLNRNIKILKKERWVGNRCNRRPDS